The Saprospiraceae bacterium genome includes a window with the following:
- a CDS encoding amidohydrolase family protein, which yields MTDKVIVTDQSGKIIELSDISIHDISTVQKIKGIITPGFINTHCHLELSHMKGVADTGTGLLPFLKKVVGFRDVQQEVIDDAIQKADQEMYENGIVAVGDISNKTDTAFVKSASKMDYYTFVEMFDFMQSSLTESTIQNYQSVYEGQSTERNNKKSYVPHAPYTVSSELFTFIRDNNKPGSTISIHNQETPAENELFVSGTGAFQEFYKGFGFDLNHFKPSGKSAIHYAIKNLNPDFKTLFVHNTESVLEDIKAANTWSDNVYWATCANANLYIENRLPDYSIFLQTGARMTIGTDSLTSNWQLSVWEEIKTIKKYCSYVSLDDLIIWACSNGAKALSFEGRLGTLETGKSPGLVGIECRINNGVPDISNSFARRLA from the coding sequence ATGACGGATAAAGTCATTGTAACGGATCAATCCGGAAAAATAATCGAACTGTCTGACATCAGCATACATGACATCAGCACTGTCCAAAAAATTAAAGGGATAATTACGCCGGGATTTATCAACACACACTGCCATCTCGAACTTTCCCATATGAAAGGTGTGGCAGATACGGGGACAGGATTGTTACCTTTTCTGAAAAAAGTTGTCGGATTCAGAGATGTCCAACAGGAAGTCATAGATGACGCTATCCAAAAAGCCGATCAGGAGATGTATGAAAACGGTATCGTAGCAGTAGGTGATATTTCCAATAAAACAGACACTGCTTTTGTTAAGTCTGCAAGCAAAATGGATTATTACACTTTTGTTGAAATGTTTGACTTTATGCAATCTTCCCTGACTGAATCTACTATCCAAAACTATCAATCTGTATATGAAGGTCAGAGCACCGAAAGAAATAACAAAAAATCTTACGTTCCGCATGCGCCATACACTGTCTCGTCTGAGCTTTTTACATTTATCAGAGATAATAATAAACCGGGCAGTACAATCAGTATCCATAATCAGGAGACACCGGCAGAAAATGAATTATTTGTATCCGGAACAGGTGCTTTTCAGGAATTTTACAAGGGTTTCGGATTTGATCTGAATCATTTTAAACCTTCCGGAAAGTCAGCTATTCATTATGCTATTAAAAATCTAAACCCTGATTTCAAGACCTTATTTGTCCACAATACTGAGTCAGTTTTGGAAGATATCAAGGCTGCGAATACATGGAGTGACAACGTTTACTGGGCTACCTGCGCCAATGCCAATCTTTATATTGAAAACAGACTACCTGATTACAGCATTTTTTTACAAACCGGAGCTAGAATGACAATCGGCACGGACAGTCTTACATCCAACTGGCAACTTTCCGTTTGGGAAGAAATCAAGACTATCAAAAAATATTGTTCATATGTATCCCTCGATGACCTGATCATCTGGGCTTGCAGCAATGGTGCAAAAGCATTATCATTTGAAGGCAGACTCGGAACTCTTGAAACAGGTAAATCACCCGGGTTGGTGGGTATTGAATGCAGGATAAACAATGGAGTACCGGATATTAGCAATAGTTTCGCCCGACGATTGGCTTAG
- a CDS encoding YdeI/OmpD-associated family protein — MIHFKSTFSKFDQGLWPYHFPVADDIAAQFISGTDRRVVCTINNVLTIHSAIMPGNGRWFIMLNKQIVTKLRLKPGDQLDIKMEKDVSEYGMPMPEEMMVSLDQDEDANTYFHKLTPGKQRTLIYIVSKVKSPDIRINKALAIMHHLKETSGVIDFKLLNETLKMFNEYK, encoded by the coding sequence ATGATTCATTTCAAAAGTACATTCTCCAAGTTTGATCAGGGATTATGGCCTTATCATTTTCCTGTGGCGGATGACATCGCTGCTCAGTTTATTTCAGGAACGGACAGACGGGTTGTGTGTACCATAAATAATGTATTGACGATACACAGTGCAATTATGCCGGGCAATGGTAGATGGTTTATTATGCTCAATAAACAGATCGTTACTAAACTCAGATTAAAACCCGGAGATCAGCTGGATATAAAAATGGAAAAAGATGTGTCAGAGTATGGGATGCCGATGCCGGAAGAAATGATGGTAAGTTTGGATCAGGATGAAGATGCAAATACATATTTTCATAAGCTTACACCCGGAAAACAAAGAACTTTGATTTACATTGTCAGTAAAGTGAAATCTCCGGATATCAGAATAAATAAAGCATTAGCCATCATGCACCATCTGAAAGAAACATCCGGAGTCATAGATTTTAAATTATTGAATGAGACTTTAAAAATGTTTAACGAGTATAAATAA
- a CDS encoding 4-alpha-glucanotransferase — MILHLHLHYKTQMGQSIAILYTQGEPKEKTLRFQTYDGENWTAILELKKGTSVEYKYCVLQNGNPFIKEWGANRHFAADSSVKNTFVQDKWRPRNNERNAFFSSAFTQAIFKREDSEQLLAKSGVKSTKGNQIIFQLHEANIRPDQKFCVIGNVPELGNWDIPLLMDDSDYPLWKASIDIESSNVHLEYKYAICDLQGKNIQSWEDGDNRVCHFVVPESRDNALILADELFRYNTGLWKGAGVAIPVFSLRSKAGLGIGEFSDLIPLVDWASKTGMNVVQILPVNDTLATMTLADSYPYAAISVFALHPLYINISKVGTFINKEDQKLLANKIKELNALEVIDFEKVLESKMYFLQKLYAQEKASLFKDKDFLNFIEKNKSWLISYGAFCYLRDLNKTCIFSSWPEYSVFAESVIQQFNTPEFHDYDKVAFWYFVQYHADKQLIEAKNYARKHQIALKGDLPIGIYRHSCDAWVAPHLYNMDEQAGAPPDDYAEDGQNWGFPTYNWQEMSKDGFAWWRGRMQKLNEYFDALRIDHILGFFRIWSIPLNQQSGTLGLFNPRLPFSGEELASYGINGNPERFVKPFVSREVLKGICGKDTEAVIKLIFDAGDNGLLYFKSAFNSQKDIINFFKKNTKYLKYEKALLKLMTEVLLITEPDSDGKFFNPRITISTTDSFKNLDHFTQTRLTNLYNDYYFKRHDQYWREQALWKLPALLDASNMLICGEDLGMIPASVPGVMRELNIISLEIQRMPKGNARFGRVSSYPYFSVCSPSCHDMSTIRGWWESDHEMAKDFYYNYLKWYGLTPMECSPEIVLSIVEDHLSSPSMMAIFPIQDLTGMDNRLRKAIASSEQINEPSNPKHYWRYRFHIDLEVLNTEDDFNNRVKSLIKKYGRINNPVL; from the coding sequence AGAATGGGGAGCAAACAGACATTTTGCTGCCGATTCATCTGTAAAAAATACTTTTGTTCAGGACAAGTGGAGACCAAGGAACAACGAAAGAAATGCCTTTTTTTCTTCTGCTTTCACACAGGCGATATTTAAAAGAGAAGATTCTGAGCAATTGCTTGCAAAATCAGGAGTAAAATCTACCAAAGGAAATCAGATTATCTTTCAGCTGCATGAAGCGAATATTCGTCCTGACCAAAAATTTTGCGTCATAGGAAATGTGCCGGAATTAGGCAACTGGGATATTCCACTGTTGATGGATGACAGTGATTATCCGCTATGGAAAGCATCTATTGACATTGAAAGCTCCAATGTTCATCTGGAATATAAATATGCAATTTGTGACCTGCAAGGAAAGAATATCCAAAGTTGGGAAGACGGTGACAACAGAGTATGCCATTTTGTAGTGCCGGAGTCGAGAGATAATGCTTTAATTTTGGCTGACGAATTATTCAGATATAATACCGGATTGTGGAAAGGTGCAGGAGTGGCTATCCCGGTTTTTTCACTTCGCAGTAAAGCAGGACTCGGTATCGGGGAATTTTCAGACCTTATTCCATTGGTGGATTGGGCATCCAAGACGGGTATGAATGTTGTTCAGATACTTCCTGTCAATGACACATTGGCTACGATGACATTGGCTGACAGTTATCCATATGCGGCCATTTCGGTTTTTGCGCTGCATCCGTTATATATCAATATTTCCAAAGTAGGTACATTTATAAATAAAGAGGATCAAAAATTATTAGCGAACAAAATCAAAGAATTAAATGCACTGGAAGTCATTGATTTTGAAAAAGTACTTGAGTCAAAAATGTACTTCCTCCAAAAGCTCTACGCACAGGAAAAGGCTTCGTTGTTTAAGGATAAAGATTTTTTAAATTTCATAGAAAAAAATAAAAGCTGGTTGATATCTTATGGCGCATTCTGCTATCTTAGAGATCTAAATAAAACCTGTATTTTCAGTAGCTGGCCTGAATATTCGGTGTTTGCAGAAAGTGTTATCCAGCAATTTAATACCCCTGAATTTCATGATTATGACAAAGTAGCATTCTGGTATTTTGTTCAATATCATGCAGATAAACAACTCATAGAAGCTAAAAATTATGCCCGTAAACATCAGATAGCATTGAAAGGCGACTTGCCCATCGGAATTTACAGACATAGTTGCGATGCATGGGTAGCTCCACATCTTTACAACATGGACGAACAGGCGGGTGCACCACCGGATGATTATGCCGAAGATGGTCAAAACTGGGGCTTTCCCACGTACAACTGGCAAGAGATGTCCAAAGATGGTTTTGCATGGTGGCGAGGCAGAATGCAGAAACTCAATGAATACTTTGATGCCCTCAGAATCGATCATATCCTTGGATTTTTCAGGATTTGGTCTATTCCACTTAATCAACAAAGCGGTACACTCGGACTTTTCAATCCGCGATTACCGTTCTCAGGTGAAGAGTTGGCATCGTATGGAATCAATGGTAATCCGGAAAGATTTGTTAAGCCATTTGTGAGCAGGGAAGTGCTGAAAGGAATATGTGGCAAGGACACTGAGGCTGTCATCAAGCTCATTTTTGATGCTGGAGATAACGGACTTTTATATTTCAAATCCGCTTTTAATTCACAGAAGGATATCATCAATTTTTTTAAAAAAAATACCAAATATCTAAAGTACGAAAAGGCACTTCTGAAGTTGATGACAGAAGTATTGCTGATTACCGAGCCGGATAGTGACGGAAAATTCTTTAATCCTAGAATTACAATAAGCACCACGGATAGCTTCAAAAATCTGGATCATTTTACCCAAACCCGACTGACCAATTTATATAATGATTACTATTTTAAACGGCATGACCAATACTGGCGTGAACAGGCACTTTGGAAGCTTCCTGCTTTGTTGGATGCCAGTAATATGTTGATTTGTGGCGAAGACCTGGGTATGATTCCGGCCAGTGTGCCCGGTGTGATGAGAGAGTTAAATATCATTTCATTGGAAATACAAAGAATGCCGAAAGGAAATGCAAGATTTGGCAGAGTGTCTTCTTATCCATACTTTTCTGTTTGCAGTCCTTCCTGTCACGATATGTCCACCATCAGAGGCTGGTGGGAGTCCGATCATGAAATGGCCAAAGATTTTTATTACAACTATCTGAAATGGTACGGTTTGACGCCTATGGAATGTTCGCCTGAGATCGTACTGAGTATAGTGGAAGATCATCTTTCTTCACCCAGTATGATGGCAATTTTCCCGATTCAGGATCTGACAGGGATGGACAACAGATTGCGCAAAGCTATAGCATCTTCAGAGCAAATCAATGAACCCAGCAATCCAAAACATTACTGGAGATACAGATTTCATATCGATCTTGAAGTTCTGAATACAGAAGATGATTTCAATAACAGAGTCAAATCGTTGATAAAAAAATATGGTCGGATCAATAATCCTGTTTTATGA